The following are from one region of the Stigmatella ashevillena genome:
- a CDS encoding exo-beta-N-acetylmuramidase NamZ family protein, with amino-acid sequence MTKVKTGLDVWVEQGFSALKGLRVGAIVNPTSVDSRFHHLADLLRNAPGVTLAALFGPEHGIRGEAQYMVAVGEAKDRRTGVPVHSLYGSTFESLSPRREWLTGLDALVFDIQDVGSRYYTYVYTMALAMKVAAQARVPFYVLDRPNPLGGVALEGNLVGEGYRSFVGLYPLPNRHGMTAGELARLFNAEFDLGCELTVVPCEGWRREMYWSDTGLPFLPPSPNMPTPDTALVYPGMCLGEGTNVSEGRGTCRPFEQFGAPWLDAEALVARLDKERLPGVAFRPVGFTPTFDKFRGESCSGAFIHVTDRASFQPLRTGIAIFQAVREVGGGQFAWRADAYEFVEDVPAFDLLCGTDQVRRGIEAGWPLSKLLEGFSAQAETFEKQRAPYLLYT; translated from the coding sequence GTGACGAAGGTGAAGACGGGATTGGACGTATGGGTGGAGCAGGGCTTCTCCGCGCTCAAGGGGCTGCGGGTGGGGGCCATTGTCAATCCCACGAGCGTGGACTCACGCTTCCACCACCTGGCGGACCTGTTGAGAAACGCCCCCGGGGTGACGTTGGCGGCGCTCTTCGGCCCAGAGCACGGCATCCGGGGCGAGGCCCAGTACATGGTGGCCGTGGGGGAGGCCAAGGACCGCCGGACCGGTGTTCCGGTGCACAGCCTCTACGGCTCGACCTTCGAGTCGCTGTCGCCGCGCCGAGAGTGGCTCACCGGCTTGGATGCCCTCGTCTTCGACATTCAGGACGTGGGCAGCCGCTACTACACCTATGTTTACACCATGGCCCTGGCGATGAAGGTGGCGGCTCAGGCGCGGGTGCCCTTCTACGTGCTGGACCGGCCCAACCCGCTGGGCGGCGTGGCCCTGGAGGGCAACCTCGTGGGGGAGGGCTATCGCTCCTTCGTGGGGCTCTACCCCCTGCCCAATCGCCACGGCATGACGGCGGGCGAGTTGGCCCGGCTCTTCAACGCGGAGTTCGACCTCGGTTGCGAGCTGACGGTGGTCCCGTGCGAGGGGTGGCGCCGCGAGATGTACTGGTCCGACACGGGGCTGCCCTTCCTGCCGCCCTCGCCCAACATGCCCACCCCGGACACGGCGCTCGTCTACCCGGGCATGTGCCTGGGGGAAGGCACCAATGTCTCCGAGGGCCGTGGCACCTGCCGCCCCTTCGAGCAGTTCGGCGCGCCGTGGCTGGACGCGGAGGCCCTGGTGGCCCGGCTCGACAAGGAGCGCCTGCCGGGAGTGGCCTTCCGGCCCGTGGGATTTACCCCCACCTTCGACAAGTTCCGCGGAGAGTCTTGCAGCGGCGCCTTCATCCACGTCACGGACCGGGCCTCCTTCCAGCCCCTTCGCACGGGCATCGCCATCTTCCAGGCGGTGCGGGAGGTGGGCGGGGGCCAGTTCGCCTGGCGCGCGGATGCCTACGAATTCGTGGAGGATGTGCCCGCCTTTGATCTGCTCTGCGGCACGGATCAGGTGCGCCGGGGCATCGAGGCGGGTTGGCCGCTGAGCAAGCTCCTGGAAGGCTTCTCCGCACAGGCGGAGACCTTCGAGAAGCAAAGGGCCCCCTACTTGCTGTACACTTGA
- a CDS encoding adenylate/guanylate cyclase domain-containing protein, with protein sequence MKTANLAIVFTDIKGFTERTSRQTHEQNERLLQTHHALLAPIFKAFGGRILKSIGDAFLVTFESPTQAVLSGIAIQDRLWQYNRSAEEDSQLHVRVAVNVGEVRVESSDVFGEPVNIAARVEGITEAGEVFFTEAVYLAMNKAEVPSQEVGAFELKGIPGKIRVFRVPKAPYRVEAPLLPAQPPVEPASEGPPFGNIALSRIPETTGLPGPDLAATAAALGQHAAVLGQHAVVLGGRARTLGGQLLEGASRSLSPLKARLARDGRFQLPAGLSWQRLGLGLGALAVVLGVGVVALGGSAAERALSDVEAAPAQQRGPLVVKARKLIEQEKNPGVQSYLYGRLEEAEGSWGDAMRRYKAAIKAGEGDAEDRLIDLLEHPKCTVRVAAAAAVGELRLLSARGALKDLADSGGPDDEGGSGTLSRLFNCDSRRAAKSALERLKDG encoded by the coding sequence TTGAAGACCGCCAACCTCGCCATCGTCTTCACCGACATCAAGGGTTTCACCGAACGCACCAGCCGGCAGACCCATGAGCAGAATGAGCGCCTGCTCCAGACGCACCACGCGCTCCTGGCACCGATCTTCAAGGCGTTTGGGGGCCGCATCCTGAAGTCCATCGGGGATGCCTTCCTGGTCACCTTCGAGTCCCCGACACAGGCGGTGCTCAGCGGCATCGCCATCCAGGATCGCCTCTGGCAGTACAACCGCTCGGCCGAGGAGGACTCGCAGCTCCATGTGCGCGTGGCCGTCAATGTGGGAGAGGTCCGCGTCGAGTCCAGTGACGTCTTCGGCGAGCCGGTGAACATCGCCGCGCGCGTGGAGGGCATCACCGAGGCGGGCGAGGTGTTCTTCACGGAGGCCGTGTACCTGGCGATGAACAAGGCGGAGGTGCCCTCCCAGGAGGTGGGGGCCTTCGAGCTCAAGGGCATTCCGGGGAAGATTCGCGTCTTCCGGGTCCCCAAGGCGCCCTACCGCGTGGAGGCGCCGCTCTTGCCCGCGCAGCCTCCGGTGGAGCCCGCCAGTGAGGGGCCTCCCTTCGGGAACATCGCGCTCTCACGCATCCCGGAGACGACGGGACTGCCGGGGCCGGACCTTGCCGCGACCGCTGCGGCGCTGGGGCAGCATGCCGCGGTGCTGGGGCAACACGCCGTGGTCCTGGGCGGCCGCGCGAGGACCCTGGGGGGACAGCTCCTAGAAGGCGCCTCGCGGAGCCTCTCGCCCCTGAAGGCCCGCCTGGCCCGGGACGGACGGTTCCAACTGCCCGCCGGGCTCTCCTGGCAGCGGCTGGGACTGGGACTCGGGGCGCTGGCGGTGGTGCTGGGCGTGGGGGTGGTGGCCTTGGGAGGCAGTGCCGCGGAGCGGGCCCTCTCCGATGTCGAGGCGGCTCCTGCCCAGCAGCGGGGCCCCCTGGTGGTCAAGGCCCGCAAGCTGATCGAACAGGAAAAGAACCCGGGGGTGCAGAGCTACCTGTACGGGCGCCTGGAAGAGGCGGAAGGCTCCTGGGGGGACGCGATGCGCCGGTACAAGGCGGCCATCAAGGCGGGGGAGGGGGATGCCGAGGATCGGCTCATCGATCTGCTGGAGCACCCCAAGTGCACCGTGCGCGTGGCGGCGGCGGCGGCGGTGGGCGAACTGCGGCTGCTCAGCGCGCGGGGGGCGTTGAAGGACCTCGCGGACTCGGGCGGACCGGACGACGAGGGCGGCTCGGGGACCTTGAGCCGCTTGTTCAACTGTGACTCCCGGCGCGCGGCCAAGAGCGCGCTGGAGCGGCTGAAGGACGGCTGA
- a CDS encoding tetratricopeptide repeat protein, whose protein sequence is MVWLILAGVLAGAMDVSANRGLTEALAREEAGDTAGALAAMESLINVSPRWELPRLEAARLLLKLGGGLDRAEAHLDAVSALAPENPRSHYLRGLLWEERGQPLRAAKAYEEALRYRPSYEDARFRVAGLWFAQGDLLKAEMHYRLLIKSRPEWVQVRILMSEVLEGQGRFEDAERELGAARQFQPDNVPVKRRLADLYERTGRPRLAEKLRATLESSPPKRMRPLKPSRR, encoded by the coding sequence ATGGTGTGGCTCATCCTGGCCGGCGTTCTGGCGGGCGCCATGGACGTGTCCGCGAACAGGGGCCTGACGGAGGCCCTTGCCCGGGAGGAGGCGGGGGACACCGCCGGGGCACTCGCGGCCATGGAATCCCTTATTAACGTCTCGCCTCGCTGGGAGCTGCCCCGGCTGGAGGCCGCGCGGTTGCTGCTCAAGCTGGGAGGCGGGCTGGACCGGGCGGAGGCCCACCTGGATGCCGTCTCCGCCCTGGCCCCGGAAAACCCCCGGAGCCATTACTTGCGAGGCCTCCTGTGGGAGGAGCGCGGACAGCCCCTGCGGGCCGCCAAGGCCTACGAGGAGGCACTTCGCTACCGGCCCTCCTATGAAGATGCCCGCTTCCGCGTGGCGGGCCTCTGGTTCGCCCAGGGGGATCTGCTCAAGGCGGAAATGCACTACCGGCTCCTCATCAAATCCCGGCCGGAGTGGGTGCAGGTGCGCATCCTGATGTCCGAGGTGCTGGAGGGGCAGGGGCGGTTCGAGGACGCGGAGCGCGAATTGGGGGCCGCCCGGCAATTCCAGCCGGACAACGTCCCGGTGAAGCGGCGGCTGGCGGACCTCTACGAGCGGACAGGCAGGCCCCGGCTCGCCGAGAAGCTCAGGGCCACGCTCGAGTCATCGCCCCCCAAGCGCATGCGGCCCCTCAAGCCGTCCCGGCGCTAG